In Bacillus sp. S3, the sequence TGTCACTGTATCGAATCAAGAGGAGCATCAATATTTAGGGAACTATGTCGCAAAATCACTTATCGGCACTAAGGCCATCTCCTCCTCAGCCATTACCATTGCACCTAAAGGGTCAGGGATAACGGTAAAAACCAAGAACATTAACTGGGTTACGGATGAAATGTATGTCAATGCCTTGATTACCGCAGGGGTTAAAGATGCCAATATCTATATTACAGCCCCTATATCTGTTTCCGGAACCGCAGCCCTAACAGGCATTATCAAGGCATATGAAATTTCAGCCGATAAAACGATTCCAGAAGAGGTAAAACAGGCTGCGAATCAAGAAATGGTAGAAACCGCCAAACTCGGTGACTCCATCGGTGAAAAGAATGCTGCTGCCCTAATTGCAAAAGTAAAAGAAGAAATTGCTAAAAACAAACCGAAAAATGATGAAGAACTACGAAAAATTATTGAACAGGCTGCAAAAGATTTAAATGTAACCCTTACCGCTGATGAAATGCAAAGGCTGATTGACTTTTTTAACAAACTGAAGGATTTAAACATTGACTGGAACCAAGTAAGCGATCAGCTTAATAAAGCGAAAGACCGGATTTCAAAATTCCTGCAATCCGAAGAAGGTCAGGGATTTTTAGAAAAAATCAAGCAATTTTTCATTTGGCTTATCGATGCAATAAAATCTATTTTTTCATAAGAAAAGCTGCCGCATTGCGGCAGCTTCAGACTGTAGACAAATCCCCCATTTTTTGGGGATTTGCCTACAGTTTTTTTGTATAATGAAGATACTATTAATTTTGTAAGGTGATGAAGAAAATGCTAACGAAAAATACTCAGATGAATCGGGATCAATTAGAAATGATAACTCTTGAACAGTTAGTCCCGGAGAACCATTTGGTCCGAAAAGTTGAAGCTGCTATAGATTTTTCATTTATATATCCTCTTGTTCAAGAGATGTACTCTGCTGAACGAGGACGTCCAAGTATCGATCCTGTTGTATTAATTAAGATGGCATTTATTCAATATATGTTCGGTATTCGCTCGATGCGAAAAACGATAGAAGAAATTGAAACGAACCTAGCTTATCGTTGGTTTCTTGGGTATGGATTCCATGATAAGGTGCCTCACTTCTCCACTTTCGGTAAAAACTATGAACGCCGATTTAAGGATACAGACTTATTTGAACAGATATTTTACAGAATTCTAAAGCAGGCAGCCGAAAAGAAACTGGTAAGTAGCGAACACGTTTTTATTGATTCTACGCACGTGAAGGCAAGTGCAAATAAGCGTAAATTTGAGAAAAAGGTAGTTCGTAAGGAAACGAAAGCATATCAAGAACGTCTCCAACAAGAAATCAATGGTGATCGTGAAGAACATGGGAAAAAGCCTTTCCCACCTGACAAATTTGAAAAGGAAGAAACGAAGGAAATCAAGGAAAGTACCACGGACCCAGAAAGTGGGTATTACGTGAAGGACGAGCGGACGAAGCAATTTGCCTATTCTTTTCATGCAGCTGCCGATAAAAATGGCTTTGTCCTAGGCGCGATTGTCACCCCTGGTAATGTTCATGATAGTACGATGTTAGAGCCTCTTCTTGAAAAAGTCATAGAGAACTCAAGGAAACCTGCTGCTGTTGCTGCTGACGCTGGATACAAAACACCTGCAATTGCTCAATACTTAATTGAAAATGAGATTCGCCCTGCTTTACCTTATACCCGCCCTCGTACAAAAGAAGGTTATTTGAAAAAGAACGATTTTGTTTATGATGAGCACTATGATTGCTACCTTTGTCCGGGAGGACAAGAGTTAAAATATAGCACGACAACGAAGGAAGGATACCGGCAGTATTTTTCGAATCCAGCTCATTGTAAAGAGTGCCCGTTTTTATCCCAATGTACACAAAGTAAAAACCATCAAAAGCTACTTCAACGGCATGTTTGGGAAGAGTATCTTGAGGAAGCTGAACACCTTCGGCATACAGACGAAAATAAAATAATCTACGCTCGACGCAAAGAAACGATTGAACGTGTATTTGCAGATGCGAAAGAGAAGCATGGGATGCGATGGACAACTTTAAGGGGACTTAAAAAATTGTCTATGCAGGCGATGCTTACTTTTGCTGCCATGAATTTAAAGAAGATGGCAAACTGGACTTGGGTTAATCCAACAATGGTATAAAAAACGACCCCGGAGGGGTCTGTACAAAGAAAATTGAGCAAAAAATACTTAAGAATAACAAAAGGCATCCGAACAGGCTTATTCGGAATGCCTTTTGTCGACAATCTGAAGCTGCCGCATTGCGGCAGCTTTTCTTTATTTGAGTGGCAGATCGAGCCTTACTAAATCCTCATACGTTTCTCTTTTTACAACAAGAGTGGCTTTTCCGTTTTCAACAAATACGACAGCAGGCCGCGGAATCCGGTTATAGTTGTTCGACATGGAATAGCCATATGCACCTGTGCAAAATACGGCAAGAATATCCTCTTCTCCTGCCTCGGGAAGTGGTAAATCCCAAATTAACATATCACCCGATTCACAGCATTTCCCGGCAATTGAGACGGTTTCATCGGCTTTAGCTAATGGTTTATTAGCAAGGACCGCTTCATATTTCGCTTGATAAAGAGCTGGGCGAATATTATCACTCATTCCGCCATCAACAGCTAAATATTTACGGACGCCTGGAACTTCTTTTGAAGAACCGACCTGATATAGGGTAATACCGGCATCACCAACAAGTGACCGGCCAGGCTCTATCCAGATTTCCGGCATAGTTAATGCGTGCTGTTCGGCCAATTTTTTCACCTCAGTAATAATCTCCCTTACATATTGGGATGGGGGTATTGGCTCATCCTCTTTTGTATAACGAATCCCAAAACCGCCGCCCAAGTTCAGCACTTTTGCCTCAAAGGAAAACTCATGTTTCCACTGTTCCATCTTTTCAACAATTTTTTTTGCAGCCAGCAAAAACCCGGTTGTTTCAAAAATTTGTGAACCAATATGGCAATGAATTCCGAGAACATCAAAATTTTTAAGCTGAATCGCCATTTTTAATGCCTCTTCCGCCTGTCCATTTTGAAGATCAAAACCAAATTTTGAATCTTCTTGTC encodes:
- a CDS encoding IS1182 family transposase → MLTKNTQMNRDQLEMITLEQLVPENHLVRKVEAAIDFSFIYPLVQEMYSAERGRPSIDPVVLIKMAFIQYMFGIRSMRKTIEEIETNLAYRWFLGYGFHDKVPHFSTFGKNYERRFKDTDLFEQIFYRILKQAAEKKLVSSEHVFIDSTHVKASANKRKFEKKVVRKETKAYQERLQQEINGDREEHGKKPFPPDKFEKEETKEIKESTTDPESGYYVKDERTKQFAYSFHAAADKNGFVLGAIVTPGNVHDSTMLEPLLEKVIENSRKPAAVAADAGYKTPAIAQYLIENEIRPALPYTRPRTKEGYLKKNDFVYDEHYDCYLCPGGQELKYSTTTKEGYRQYFSNPAHCKECPFLSQCTQSKNHQKLLQRHVWEEYLEEAEHLRHTDENKIIYARRKETIERVFADAKEKHGMRWTTLRGLKKLSMQAMLTFAAMNLKKMANWTWVNPTMV
- a CDS encoding DUF1002 domain-containing protein, producing MKKIIVLLLSMMIFTLPNHSFADMAEGDMIVTLGENLTETQKTTLLEEMGAPTDVQIVTVSNQEEHQYLGNYVAKSLIGTKAISSSAITIAPKGSGITVKTKNINWVTDEMYVNALITAGVKDANIYITAPISVSGTAALTGIIKAYEISADKTIPEEVKQAANQEMVETAKLGDSIGEKNAAALIAKVKEEIAKNKPKNDEELRKIIEQAAKDLNVTLTADEMQRLIDFFNKLKDLNIDWNQVSDQLNKAKDRISKFLQSEEGQGFLEKIKQFFIWLIDAIKSIFS
- the lysA gene encoding diaminopimelate decarboxylase; its protein translation is MYFYGSTGVNKNGHLEIGGVDAVELAQQYGTPLYVYDVALMRERARGFKQTFEELNVKAQVAYASKAFSTIAMIQIAEEEGLSLDVVSGGELYTAIKAGFPVEKIHFHGNNKSREELEMALDHKVGCIVVDNFTELELLKTICQKKHVNVSILLRVTPGIEAHTHDYILTGQEDSKFGFDLQNGQAEEALKMAIQLKNFDVLGIHCHIGSQIFETTGFLLAAKKIVEKMEQWKHEFSFEAKVLNLGGGFGIRYTKEDEPIPPSQYVREIITEVKKLAEQHALTMPEIWIEPGRSLVGDAGITLYQVGSSKEVPGVRKYLAVDGGMSDNIRPALYQAKYEAVLANKPLAKADETVSIAGKCCESGDMLIWDLPLPEAGEEDILAVFCTGAYGYSMSNNYNRIPRPAVVFVENGKATLVVKRETYEDLVRLDLPLK